In Myxococcus stipitatus, the following are encoded in one genomic region:
- a CDS encoding ABC transporter ATP-binding protein, producing the protein MATPSSSAPVLSVRELCKSYAGNVAVDHISFEVGPNEIVGLLGPNGAGKTTTINMVLGVLEPTSGAIRIQDVDLARERSRALEQTNFAAVYAPLPGNLTVVQNLRYFGLIYGVKNISERIESLLQEFDLQRFRDTKSGVLSSGEQTRVALAKAMLNQPRLLLLDEPTASLDPATARDIRARIRDFAAKGTGGVLWTSHNMYEVEEVCDRVLFMSHGKVLLQGDPRKLPQEHGKATLEELFITVAREPLTLEHR; encoded by the coding sequence ATGGCCACCCCCTCCAGTTCCGCCCCCGTGCTCTCCGTCCGGGAGCTCTGCAAGTCGTACGCGGGCAATGTCGCCGTGGACCACATCTCCTTCGAGGTCGGTCCCAACGAAATCGTCGGATTGCTCGGCCCCAACGGCGCAGGGAAGACCACCACCATCAACATGGTGCTCGGCGTGCTGGAGCCCACCTCCGGCGCCATCCGCATCCAGGACGTGGACCTCGCCCGTGAGCGCTCGCGCGCCCTGGAGCAGACCAACTTCGCCGCCGTCTACGCACCCCTCCCCGGCAACCTCACGGTCGTCCAGAACCTGCGCTACTTCGGCCTCATCTACGGCGTGAAGAACATCTCCGAGCGCATCGAGTCGCTCCTCCAGGAGTTCGACCTCCAGCGCTTCCGCGACACGAAGAGCGGCGTGCTCTCCTCCGGAGAACAGACGCGGGTCGCGCTCGCCAAGGCCATGCTCAACCAACCGCGGCTGCTGCTCCTCGATGAGCCCACCGCCTCGCTGGACCCGGCCACCGCTCGCGACATCCGCGCCCGCATCCGCGACTTCGCCGCGAAGGGCACCGGCGGCGTGCTGTGGACCTCCCACAACATGTACGAGGTGGAGGAGGTCTGCGACCGCGTCCTCTTCATGTCCCACGGCAAGGTGCTGCTCCAGGGGGACCCCCGCAAGCTGCCTCAAGAGCACGGCAAGGCCACGCTCGAGGAGCTCTTCATCACCGTGGCCCGCGAGCCGCTCACGCTGGAGCACCGTTAG
- a CDS encoding glutathione S-transferase family protein, with protein sequence MHTLYGLGVSGWTEKARWALDHHGVGYRYREHTPLIGELALRWRTPNGPRPTTVPLLIEDERVTMGSFNISRRAEEQGKGAPLFPASAMPVIQRWEEVGDHMLRIARASVLRRMLDNPRALDESLPSFIPGFLRGLSRPTARMGVSFLARKHSAVADPEAAIRETAIPALERLRAELGGRPYLLDTGFSYADIIACTMLQFVRPMDEAWWPLPPATREVWHHEALAAQFPDLLEWRAALYTKHRPRLSSLAAGETRASAA encoded by the coding sequence ATGCACACCCTCTATGGGCTTGGTGTTTCGGGTTGGACGGAGAAGGCTCGTTGGGCGTTGGACCACCACGGCGTCGGCTACCGCTACCGGGAGCACACTCCGCTCATCGGAGAGCTGGCCCTGCGCTGGCGCACGCCGAACGGACCTCGTCCCACCACCGTGCCCCTGCTCATCGAGGATGAGCGCGTGACGATGGGTTCGTTCAACATCTCGCGGCGCGCGGAAGAGCAGGGCAAGGGCGCGCCCCTGTTTCCCGCCTCCGCGATGCCTGTCATCCAGCGTTGGGAGGAGGTGGGTGACCACATGCTGCGCATCGCTCGCGCCAGCGTGCTGCGCCGCATGCTCGACAACCCGCGTGCGCTGGACGAGAGCCTCCCGTCCTTCATCCCTGGCTTCCTGCGCGGGCTCTCCAGGCCCACGGCGCGGATGGGCGTGAGCTTCCTCGCGCGCAAGCACAGCGCCGTCGCCGACCCGGAGGCCGCCATCCGAGAGACGGCCATCCCCGCGCTGGAGCGCCTGCGCGCCGAACTTGGAGGACGCCCCTACCTGCTCGACACCGGCTTCAGCTACGCGGACATCATCGCGTGCACCATGCTCCAGTTCGTGCGCCCCATGGATGAGGCTTGGTGGCCCTTGCCTCCCGCCACGCGGGAGGTCTGGCACCACGAAGCCCTCGCCGCTCAGTTCCCCGACCTGCTCGAGTGGCGGGCGGCGCTGTACACGAAACACCGCCCCCGGCTGAGCTCCCTTGCCGCGGGAGAGACGCGCGCGTCCGCCGCGTGA
- a CDS encoding DUF1579 domain-containing protein, with the protein MPARPFVTMLVPVVCLMGCRGTSSNTVPMQPSTAESVGPAASALADAARELSGTWTCNGFIHGPGGASPSDVRVEARLELDKAWLRTDFVTVSGEHPYKFTSYRRFDSESRTWRNVILDNIGGSATSSSTDGITWVGESAGPMGRMKIHDTELLVSPGQMTMRGEYSMDGVSWSTGYDLTCKK; encoded by the coding sequence ATGCCCGCGCGTCCGTTCGTCACCATGCTCGTCCCCGTTGTCTGCCTGATGGGATGTCGAGGCACGTCCTCGAACACGGTCCCCATGCAACCCTCGACGGCCGAATCCGTGGGCCCTGCGGCGTCAGCACTGGCTGACGCCGCCAGGGAGCTGTCCGGGACGTGGACCTGCAACGGGTTCATCCATGGACCCGGCGGTGCGAGCCCGAGCGATGTCAGGGTCGAGGCCCGGCTCGAGCTCGACAAGGCCTGGCTGCGAACCGACTTCGTCACTGTGTCTGGTGAGCATCCCTACAAGTTCACGTCGTACCGAAGGTTCGATTCGGAGTCTCGTACGTGGAGGAATGTCATCCTCGACAACATTGGCGGCTCCGCCACGTCATCGTCCACGGACGGCATCACTTGGGTCGGCGAGTCGGCTGGCCCCATGGGCAGGATGAAGATCCATGACACCGAACTCCTCGTTTCACCGGGTCAGATGACCATGCGCGGCGAGTACTCGATGGATGGCGTGAGCTGGAGCACTGGCTACGACCTGACCTGCAAGAAGTAA
- a CDS encoding macro domain-containing protein translates to MPSPPLQLHLRDLSQALVEAWREEFAGLPHITISRGDIFSEREGTVSSSDPIDIRADAILSPANSFGFMDGGIDAVYTYQLGPQVQERLRDLLARELGGELPVGQAVLVPTGRPEIPWCISAPTMRVPMDVSDTANAFLAFRAALRCVQAHNETTPRNPIRSLLTPGLGTAVGRMPPARCARQMKEAWVRTIVGPPFIPRSLREAANDELRLRE, encoded by the coding sequence ATGCCCTCACCGCCGCTGCAGCTCCACCTCCGCGACTTGAGTCAGGCCCTCGTGGAAGCCTGGCGCGAGGAGTTCGCCGGTCTCCCCCACATCACCATCTCACGGGGCGACATCTTCTCGGAGCGGGAGGGGACGGTCTCCTCCAGCGACCCCATCGACATCCGGGCGGATGCCATCCTCAGCCCCGCCAACAGCTTCGGCTTCATGGATGGCGGCATCGACGCGGTGTACACGTATCAGCTGGGCCCTCAGGTGCAGGAGCGCCTGCGCGACCTGCTCGCACGGGAGCTCGGGGGCGAGCTGCCCGTGGGACAAGCCGTGCTCGTGCCTACGGGGCGCCCGGAGATTCCCTGGTGCATCAGCGCGCCCACCATGCGTGTCCCCATGGATGTCAGCGACACGGCGAATGCCTTCCTCGCCTTCAGGGCGGCGCTCCGGTGCGTGCAAGCTCACAACGAGACCACCCCGCGCAACCCTATCCGCTCGCTGCTCACTCCGGGACTGGGGACCGCCGTGGGGCGCATGCCTCCCGCGCGTTGCGCACGGCAGATGAAGGAGGCCTGGGTGCGCACCATCGTCGGCCCACCGTTCATCCCCAGGTCCCTGCGCGAGGCCGCCAACGACGAACTCCGACTGCGGGAGTAG
- a CDS encoding ABC transporter permease codes for MRLSRASAVVLRQYYLLKGSPSRIFPLFAWVAVDIVLWGFITRYLGTITATPGMSLLPALLGAVLLWNFLTRVMHGVTMAFFEDVWSRNFLNVFATPLSISEYVLGLVLSSIATSSVGLVVMLAVAGAVFGLSMFIYGAMLVPFILVLFLFGIALGIVGIAVVLRLGPSAEWFIWPIPALLSPFVGVFYPLSTLPSWMQGLSRLLPPSYVFEGMRAIVNGGSVSWTSLLAGASLAVLYILLAALFFTRVFRHAVRTGLIARYSAESVS; via the coding sequence ATGCGCCTGTCCCGCGCCTCCGCCGTCGTCCTCCGGCAGTACTACCTCCTCAAGGGCAGCCCCTCGCGCATCTTCCCCCTCTTCGCGTGGGTGGCCGTCGACATCGTGCTGTGGGGCTTCATCACCCGCTACCTGGGCACCATCACCGCCACGCCCGGCATGAGCCTGTTGCCCGCGCTCCTGGGGGCCGTGCTGCTCTGGAACTTCCTCACCCGCGTCATGCACGGCGTGACGATGGCCTTCTTCGAGGACGTCTGGTCGCGCAACTTCCTCAACGTCTTCGCCACCCCCTTGTCCATCAGCGAGTACGTCCTGGGGCTGGTGCTCTCCAGCATCGCGACGAGTTCGGTGGGCCTCGTCGTCATGCTCGCCGTCGCCGGAGCGGTGTTCGGCCTGTCGATGTTCATCTATGGCGCCATGCTGGTGCCGTTCATCCTGGTGCTCTTCCTCTTTGGAATCGCGCTGGGCATCGTCGGCATCGCGGTGGTGCTGCGGCTGGGGCCATCCGCGGAGTGGTTCATCTGGCCCATCCCCGCGCTCCTGTCGCCCTTCGTCGGCGTCTTCTATCCGCTGTCCACCCTGCCCTCGTGGATGCAGGGCCTGTCGCGCCTGCTGCCGCCGTCGTACGTCTTCGAGGGCATGCGAGCCATCGTCAACGGTGGCTCGGTCTCCTGGACGTCGCTGCTCGCGGGGGCCAGCCTCGCGGTGCTCTACATCCTGCTGGCCGCACTGTTCTTCACCCGCGTCTTCCGTCACGCCGTGCGCACCGGGCTCATCGCCCGCTACAGCGCGGAGAGCGTGAGCTGA
- a CDS encoding cytochrome-c peroxidase, whose product MEDTSARAALGQRLFSDTSLSADGKVSCETCHQPGSAFTDGLPVSRGVLGRVGTRNAPSLLGLAQTRELFWDGRRDSLEALVFDPLTAPEEHGLEDVQAVLSAVRARHASDFERVFPGRGVTQQTVAQALAAFVRQLPVASSAFDRAQAGDHSALAPAQRRGWALFTGRAGCARCHHLEGGALTDGAYHAGEVRSELVPHQAEAAREAVGMSQEARRASVPAREEMAALGRFAVTLNPADLGRFRTPSLRNVAVTAPYMHDGSIPTLLQAVERELYYRSTPGRQVGDLTPSERSDLVEFLKALTSPVSPSHPPGARPRVH is encoded by the coding sequence ATGGAGGACACGAGCGCCCGCGCCGCGCTGGGGCAGCGGCTCTTCTCCGATACGTCCTTGAGCGCCGATGGAAAGGTGTCCTGCGAGACGTGTCACCAACCTGGCTCTGCCTTCACGGATGGACTGCCTGTCTCGCGTGGAGTCCTGGGCCGTGTCGGGACTCGCAATGCCCCGAGCCTGCTCGGTCTTGCCCAGACGCGGGAGCTGTTCTGGGATGGGCGGCGGGATTCACTGGAGGCGCTGGTCTTCGACCCACTCACCGCCCCCGAGGAGCACGGCCTCGAGGACGTGCAGGCGGTCCTCTCGGCGGTGCGTGCCCGTCACGCCTCGGACTTCGAGCGGGTCTTCCCTGGTCGGGGCGTCACCCAGCAGACCGTGGCTCAAGCGCTCGCGGCCTTCGTGCGACAGTTGCCCGTGGCCTCGTCTGCCTTTGATCGCGCCCAGGCGGGTGACCACTCCGCACTGGCGCCTGCGCAGCGCCGGGGCTGGGCCCTCTTCACCGGACGAGCGGGGTGCGCACGCTGCCACCACCTTGAAGGAGGCGCGCTGACGGACGGCGCGTACCACGCCGGAGAGGTGCGCTCCGAACTCGTTCCCCATCAGGCGGAGGCGGCACGCGAGGCCGTGGGGATGTCGCAGGAGGCGCGGAGGGCCAGTGTGCCAGCCCGAGAGGAGATGGCGGCCCTGGGGCGCTTCGCCGTGACGCTCAATCCCGCGGACCTGGGACGCTTTCGCACCCCGTCCCTGCGAAACGTGGCCGTGACGGCGCCCTACATGCACGACGGCAGCATCCCCACGCTGCTCCAGGCCGTCGAGCGTGAGCTGTATTACCGCTCCACGCCAGGACGCCAGGTGGGAGACCTGACTCCCTCTGAGCGCTCCGACCTCGTCGAGTTTCTCAAGGCACTGACGAGCCCGGTGTCGCCGTCCCATCCACCGGGCGCGAGGCCGCGCGTCCACTGA
- a CDS encoding IS630 family transposase — protein MAWQPKHWTAQQLEERRLAAGRLLRRGHLSQVEVARRVGVSEASVSRWARRLHEAGGSTRGLKARPRTGRPSKLSADEWRQVAGLVQAGARTCGFPTERWTLTRVAHLIHRTFGVRYHPNYLAERLHRLGLSPQQPRTRAKERDDALVEAWLKRDWPRIKRGLEEAGGPLPSWTRRVVRFGPA, from the coding sequence ATGGCGTGGCAGCCAAAGCACTGGACGGCCCAGCAGCTTGAGGAGCGGCGGCTTGCGGCCGGACGACTGCTGCGACGGGGGCACCTGTCGCAGGTGGAGGTAGCGCGCCGCGTGGGTGTCAGCGAGGCTTCCGTCAGCCGCTGGGCGCGGCGACTGCATGAAGCAGGCGGCAGTACCCGCGGGTTGAAGGCGAGGCCGCGCACGGGCCGGCCGTCGAAGTTGAGCGCGGACGAATGGCGGCAGGTGGCAGGGCTGGTACAGGCAGGGGCGCGCACCTGCGGTTTCCCTACTGAGCGCTGGACGCTCACGCGAGTGGCGCACCTCATCCACCGCACGTTCGGAGTGCGCTACCACCCCAATTACCTGGCCGAGCGCCTTCATCGGCTGGGTTTGAGTCCGCAGCAGCCCCGCACGCGGGCCAAGGAGCGTGACGATGCGTTGGTGGAAGCATGGCTCAAGCGTGACTGGCCCCGTATCAAAAGGGGGCTCGAAGAAGCGGGCGGGCCATTGCCTTCGTGGACGAGACGGGTAGTTCGTTTCGGGCCCGCGTAG
- a CDS encoding rod shape-determining protein, translating to MFDWLHTLFSRDLAIDLGTANTLIYIRGQGIVSNEPSVVAVQQDARGGKKVLAVGKEAKEMLGRTPGNIVAIRPMKDGVIADFEITAAMLRYFIQSAHNRKTLVNPRIIIGIPSGITEVERRAVREAAANAGAREVYLIEQPMAAAIGAGLPVTEPSGNMIVDIGGGTSDVAVISLAGIVFAKSVRIGGDKLDEAIIQYVKRKYNLLIGERTAELIKMGIGTAYPTDEVMTMEIKGRDLVAGVPRTLTVSSDEVRDALAEPVNGIVEAVKLTLERTPPELAGDIADRGIVLAGGGALLKNLDTLLREETGLPVFLAEDPLSAVVIGAGKALESLDILRQVCQPG from the coding sequence ATGTTCGACTGGCTTCACACCCTCTTTTCGCGCGACCTCGCCATCGACCTCGGCACGGCGAACACGCTCATCTACATCCGCGGTCAGGGCATCGTTTCCAACGAGCCTTCGGTGGTGGCCGTCCAGCAGGACGCGCGCGGGGGCAAGAAGGTCCTCGCGGTGGGCAAGGAAGCCAAGGAGATGTTGGGCCGCACGCCGGGCAACATCGTCGCGATTCGCCCCATGAAGGACGGCGTCATCGCGGACTTCGAAATCACGGCGGCGATGCTGCGCTACTTCATCCAGAGCGCGCACAACCGCAAGACGCTGGTGAACCCGCGCATCATCATCGGTATCCCCTCGGGCATCACCGAGGTGGAGCGGCGCGCGGTGCGCGAGGCCGCGGCGAACGCGGGCGCTCGCGAGGTCTATCTGATTGAGCAGCCGATGGCGGCCGCCATCGGCGCGGGCCTTCCGGTGACGGAGCCCAGCGGCAACATGATTGTGGACATCGGCGGTGGCACGTCCGACGTCGCGGTCATCAGCCTGGCCGGCATCGTGTTCGCCAAGAGCGTGCGCATCGGCGGCGACAAGCTGGACGAGGCCATCATCCAGTACGTGAAGCGCAAGTACAACCTGCTCATCGGCGAGCGCACGGCGGAGCTCATCAAGATGGGCATCGGCACGGCGTATCCGACGGACGAGGTCATGACCATGGAGATCAAGGGTCGCGACCTGGTGGCCGGTGTGCCGCGCACGCTGACGGTGTCCAGCGACGAGGTTCGCGACGCGCTCGCGGAGCCCGTCAATGGAATCGTCGAGGCGGTGAAGCTGACGCTGGAGCGCACGCCGCCGGAGCTCGCCGGTGACATCGCGGACAGGGGCATCGTGCTGGCCGGTGGTGGCGCGCTGCTGAAGAACCTGGACACGCTCTTGCGCGAGGAGACGGGCCTGCCGGTGTTCCTCGCCGAGGACCCGCTGTCCGCCGTGGTGATTGGCGCGGGCAAGGCGCTGGAGTCGCTCGACATCCTCCGCCAGGTCTGCCAGCCGGGCTGA
- a CDS encoding transposase, translating to MDETGSSFRARVASTWAPVGHPPTLRRRDKRREVSSIVALVAPYGPEPARLYSRHQEGSFTSQDIIAALRYFRRKVGRPLTIVWDGLTQHHSAETLDFVARHPEDFRLERLLGYAPDLNPEEGCNGVVKAELRNATSDSVAELRAQARASFVRLGHRHVLAAFFLHAGLRLTGLP from the coding sequence GTGGACGAGACGGGTAGTTCGTTTCGGGCCCGCGTAGCGTCTACCTGGGCGCCCGTCGGGCACCCGCCCACCTTGCGCCGGCGTGACAAGCGGCGCGAAGTCTCCAGCATCGTCGCCCTCGTTGCCCCGTACGGCCCCGAGCCGGCGCGCCTGTATTCGCGCCACCAGGAGGGAAGCTTCACCAGCCAGGACATCATCGCGGCCCTGCGCTACTTCCGCAGGAAGGTGGGCCGTCCTCTCACCATCGTGTGGGACGGTCTCACCCAGCACCACAGTGCCGAGACGCTCGACTTCGTCGCCCGCCACCCCGAGGACTTCCGCCTTGAGCGGCTGCTAGGCTATGCGCCAGACCTCAATCCCGAGGAGGGCTGCAACGGCGTGGTGAAGGCCGAGCTGCGAAATGCCACGTCCGACTCTGTCGCCGAGCTGCGCGCCCAGGCACGCGCTTCATTCGTGCGCCTGGGCCACCGCCACGTTCTCGCCGCTTTCTTCCTTCACGCGGGCCTGCGCCTTACCGGACTTCCCTGA
- a CDS encoding helicase-related protein, with the protein MNAGAIDDATLVAAGELRTDVLELFQAEARMDLLLSAPGLLAQPPVGHSALARAPHAPLPAKLAHAHQQALLSALGEQLDGLPQTMEWEARIGAWIRKLSSAEARVLHHHPGPLFTRLISRAASSIVPAGPITLGTVNRPPGAELDLTLTGAMHERAREWFRLRAAESNDISKEVQSLLESSWAGTMIGAKDLYYKVLAEFFQEMLQGADLTDSNPLLDVMTSFQRAAYQQAKGILRRFGGVFLADVVGLGKTYIAMALLRYLQDTLDRHALVIAPPTVCPTWQALAEDFGVNLRALSHGQLEDLPKYSQRQVLVVDESHNFRNPATRRYERIWEWLHPNNVPSRRQVLLLSATPQNNSPRDVLQQLKLFPENFTKLPFPGESLDDYFKAVEAGKESLTNVLQHVVVRRTRRFIQSNYQDAKLPVKRPTGGYDWVPIRFPKRISGPEQCLRYQIEDTYGTGLYEQIIQVLGGMDYPLYGLAAYVLEMHRDDARIVGYRQVGKSLRGLFKVLLLKRLESSEAAFRASLEQLRTRLQRGLENLQAGFVQVVVDVEDEGDAPPGGDKMPSGMFHVDRLRNALNADLERVEKLLGAIPHQSPGADAKLARLRAYLRTRPPCQHRTLIFTQFTDTAEFLHAHLQQGYGTVAKVTGSSGNVRLTARRFAPRANPSRDGSTIPKEQQIDLLISTDVLSEGINLQDADTLINYDLHWNPVRLIQRAGRIDRLGSLNEEIHISSFLPERALESNLGLEQVLRRRIQEFLKVFGEDSHILPMEESLDVDGVLDIYAGKALEKAEARHDELDALGRHAERILSLQQTEPAHYARIRALRPGRRAATQSRRPGVVATRLGWYWAFWREQDGAAIERISDVAGLDLLFSHSQKSDVPEATRMAQCRQRANRLAEEARRAFSSLAENVRAQRREPALNIHEDWVLVTLDALRKGSDDARLATLEAMRQWIIAGQYKQSLRLAAARWRKEQLTGESLFQQMEAMLRFPLRNEALGEEEMVGVVVGEEPGEM; encoded by the coding sequence ATGAACGCGGGCGCCATCGACGATGCGACTTTGGTCGCGGCAGGAGAGCTGCGAACGGATGTCCTGGAGCTATTCCAGGCCGAGGCGCGCATGGACCTCTTGTTGTCGGCGCCAGGGCTGCTGGCGCAACCACCCGTGGGACATTCGGCGCTCGCGAGAGCGCCCCATGCGCCGCTTCCCGCAAAGCTGGCCCATGCCCACCAACAGGCGCTCTTGAGTGCATTGGGTGAACAGTTGGACGGACTCCCCCAGACGATGGAATGGGAAGCACGCATCGGAGCGTGGATTCGCAAGCTTTCGAGCGCCGAAGCCCGCGTCCTCCACCATCACCCAGGTCCCCTCTTCACCCGACTCATCAGCCGAGCGGCAAGCAGCATTGTCCCCGCGGGTCCTATCACACTCGGCACCGTGAACCGGCCACCTGGCGCGGAGCTGGACCTGACGCTCACAGGCGCGATGCACGAGCGAGCCCGCGAATGGTTCCGGCTCCGGGCGGCGGAGTCGAATGACATCTCGAAAGAGGTCCAATCGCTGCTGGAGAGCTCCTGGGCAGGCACGATGATTGGAGCCAAGGACCTGTACTACAAGGTCCTCGCGGAGTTCTTCCAGGAGATGCTCCAGGGCGCGGATCTGACTGACAGCAACCCCTTGCTGGACGTGATGACCTCGTTCCAACGCGCGGCCTATCAGCAGGCCAAGGGCATCCTGAGGCGTTTCGGCGGCGTCTTCCTGGCGGATGTCGTCGGACTGGGAAAGACATACATCGCCATGGCCCTGCTGAGGTACCTCCAGGACACCCTGGATCGCCACGCGTTGGTGATTGCCCCTCCCACGGTGTGCCCGACATGGCAGGCCCTCGCCGAGGATTTCGGAGTGAACCTCCGCGCCCTGTCCCATGGACAGCTGGAGGACCTTCCCAAGTACAGCCAACGACAGGTCCTCGTCGTGGACGAGTCGCATAACTTCCGCAACCCCGCGACCCGTCGCTATGAACGCATCTGGGAATGGCTCCATCCCAACAACGTCCCATCCCGGCGACAGGTGCTGTTGCTATCCGCGACGCCCCAGAACAACAGCCCTCGGGATGTGCTGCAGCAACTGAAGCTCTTTCCCGAGAACTTCACGAAGCTCCCATTCCCAGGAGAGTCCCTGGATGACTATTTCAAGGCGGTAGAGGCGGGAAAGGAATCCCTCACCAATGTCCTCCAACACGTCGTGGTGCGGCGCACGCGCCGCTTCATCCAGAGCAACTACCAGGACGCGAAGCTCCCGGTGAAACGTCCCACCGGGGGATACGACTGGGTTCCCATCCGATTCCCCAAGCGCATCTCGGGGCCGGAGCAGTGCCTGCGCTATCAAATCGAGGACACGTACGGCACGGGCTTGTACGAGCAGATCATCCAGGTGCTGGGGGGCATGGACTACCCGCTCTATGGGCTCGCCGCCTACGTGCTGGAGATGCATCGGGACGATGCTCGCATCGTCGGCTACCGGCAGGTGGGCAAGAGCCTTCGAGGCTTGTTCAAGGTGCTGCTGCTCAAGCGACTGGAGTCGAGCGAAGCCGCGTTCCGAGCCTCCCTGGAGCAACTGCGGACTCGGCTCCAGCGAGGCCTGGAGAACCTTCAGGCGGGCTTCGTCCAGGTCGTCGTGGACGTCGAGGATGAAGGCGACGCTCCTCCAGGCGGGGACAAAATGCCCTCGGGGATGTTCCATGTGGATCGCCTGCGCAACGCCCTGAACGCCGACCTGGAGCGGGTCGAAAAGCTCTTGGGGGCCATCCCTCATCAATCCCCGGGGGCGGACGCGAAGCTCGCACGCCTGCGGGCCTATCTGCGGACGCGTCCTCCCTGCCAGCACCGCACACTCATCTTCACGCAGTTCACCGACACAGCGGAGTTCCTCCATGCCCATCTCCAACAGGGATACGGGACGGTCGCGAAGGTGACTGGGAGCAGCGGAAACGTGCGGCTGACGGCCAGGCGATTCGCGCCTCGGGCCAATCCCTCACGGGACGGTTCGACGATACCGAAGGAGCAGCAGATCGACTTGCTCATCTCCACGGACGTGCTCAGTGAGGGCATCAATCTCCAGGATGCCGACACCCTCATCAACTACGACCTGCATTGGAATCCCGTGCGACTCATCCAGCGCGCGGGACGAATCGACCGGCTGGGAAGTCTCAACGAGGAGATTCACATCTCGAGCTTCCTGCCGGAACGAGCTCTCGAATCCAACCTGGGCCTCGAACAAGTCCTCCGGCGCCGCATCCAGGAGTTCTTGAAGGTCTTTGGCGAGGACAGTCACATCCTGCCCATGGAGGAGAGTCTCGACGTCGATGGAGTCTTGGACATCTACGCGGGCAAGGCCCTGGAGAAAGCCGAGGCTCGCCATGACGAATTGGATGCGCTGGGGCGCCATGCCGAACGCATCTTGTCCCTCCAGCAGACGGAGCCAGCCCACTATGCGCGAATCCGTGCCCTCCGTCCTGGACGCCGAGCGGCGACACAGTCCCGTCGGCCAGGAGTCGTCGCAACACGACTAGGTTGGTACTGGGCCTTCTGGCGCGAACAGGACGGAGCGGCCATCGAGCGCATCTCTGACGTCGCGGGTCTGGACCTGCTCTTCAGTCATTCACAAAAGTCGGATGTGCCCGAGGCAACGCGCATGGCCCAGTGCCGGCAGCGCGCGAACCGGCTGGCGGAGGAGGCCCGGCGAGCCTTCTCGAGCCTGGCGGAGAATGTTCGCGCGCAGCGACGGGAGCCCGCGCTGAACATCCACGAGGACTGGGTGCTCGTCACGTTGGACGCGCTCCGCAAGGGGAGTGATGATGCACGGCTCGCGACGCTGGAGGCCATGCGGCAGTGGATCATCGCCGGGCAGTACAAGCAGAGCTTGCGTCTGGCGGCCGCCCGTTGGCGGAAGGAGCAACTGACGGGTGAGTCGCTCTTCCAACAGATGGAGGCCATGCTTCGCTTCCCACTCCGGAATGAAGCACTCGGAGAAGAAGAGATGGTCGGGGTCGTCGTGGGAGAGGAGCCTGGTGAGATGTGA
- a CDS encoding YdeI/OmpD-associated family protein yields the protein MSPAKKTTAPVKKAAPAKKSAPIKKATPASAKNVAAPPGATPTGDLPIVFFADAGTFDTWLAKNHATSRGAWLKLSKKGAAVTSLTYNEAVELALIWGWIDSQKGRFDETAYILKFTPRGPRSIWSKINRDKATALIAEGRVKPSGLAEIENAKKNGRWDAAYDSQSKAAIPEDLARALAANPRAEAFFATLNSVNRYAVLFRIHNVKKAETRARKIAQYVDMLARHEKLHG from the coding sequence ATGAGCCCCGCCAAGAAGACGACCGCCCCCGTCAAGAAGGCCGCCCCCGCCAAGAAGTCCGCGCCCATCAAGAAGGCCACCCCGGCCTCCGCGAAGAACGTCGCCGCGCCTCCGGGGGCCACGCCCACCGGGGACCTGCCCATCGTCTTCTTCGCCGACGCGGGCACCTTCGACACGTGGCTCGCGAAGAACCACGCCACGTCGCGCGGCGCGTGGCTCAAGCTCTCCAAGAAGGGCGCCGCCGTCACCTCGCTCACCTACAACGAGGCCGTGGAGCTCGCGCTCATCTGGGGCTGGATTGACAGCCAGAAGGGCCGCTTCGACGAGACGGCCTATATCCTGAAGTTCACCCCGCGCGGCCCTCGCAGCATCTGGTCGAAAATCAACCGCGACAAGGCCACCGCCCTCATCGCCGAGGGCCGCGTGAAGCCCTCGGGCCTGGCTGAAATCGAGAACGCGAAGAAGAACGGCCGCTGGGACGCCGCCTACGACTCTCAGAGCAAGGCCGCCATCCCCGAGGACCTCGCCCGCGCGCTCGCCGCCAATCCACGCGCGGAGGCCTTCTTCGCCACCCTCAACTCCGTGAATCGCTACGCCGTGCTCTTCCGCATCCACAACGTCAAGAAAGCGGAGACTCGCGCCCGGAAGATTGCCCAGTACGTGGACATGCTCGCGCGCCACGAGAAGCTCCACGGCTGA